Proteins from one Oncorhynchus gorbuscha isolate QuinsamMale2020 ecotype Even-year linkage group LG18, OgorEven_v1.0, whole genome shotgun sequence genomic window:
- the LOC124003404 gene encoding RNA-binding protein 25-like has translation ERQTRERRERETDERRERERDRETERERQRERQRDRDRQRERERQRERERERERERERRERERGERERERERERERERERERERERERERERERERERQRERERERDRRERERERQRERERERERERERDRETERDRRDRERGDRERERERERERERERERERERERGERDRERDRDRERERERDRERERERERERERERERERERETRERERDTERDE, from the exons gagagacagacgagagagaggagagagagagagacagacgagagacgagagagagagagagacagagagacagagagagagagacagagagagagacagagagacagagacagacagagagagagagagagacagagagagagagagagagagagagagagagagagagagagacgagagagagagagag gagagagagagagagagagagagagagagagagagagagagagagagagagagagagagagagagagagagagagagagagagagagagagagagagagagagacagagagagagagagagagagagagacagacgagagagagagagagagagacagagagagagagagagagagagagagagagagagagagagagacagagagacagagagagacagacgagacagagagagag gagacagagagagagagagagagagagagagagagagagagagagagagagagagagagagagagagagagagag gagagagagacagagagagagacagagacagagagagagagagagagagagacagagagagagagagagagagagagagagagagagagagagagagagagagagagagagagagagagacgagagagagagagagagacacagagagagacgag